One Acinetobacter pullicarnis genomic region harbors:
- the secF gene encoding protein translocase subunit SecF, with product MTDMTQPPKQYGRPDNERVIRFMKVATPAAIFSIILTIASIFFIATKGLNLGLDFTGGISAELNYQHAANQGEVVKALEKAGFKDAVVQTLGSEKDLIIRMPAQDDLAVEDLNKTINQAVQLPNNPVKVDKVDAVGGQVGNELYLRSAGAVALSLILMLVYVTIRFEFKLAMGAVISLFHDIIVILGVFAMMQWPFDLTVLAALLAIIGFSLNDNIVVSDRIRENFRKIRGATPVEVVDIALTETLRRTIHTSMTLLLVVVAMLILGGDGLKWFSITMCVGVFVGTYSSIYIGTAFALWRGLNRQDFIVQVKPEFEDEIP from the coding sequence ATGACTGATATGACTCAACCACCGAAGCAATACGGACGCCCAGATAACGAACGCGTCATTCGATTTATGAAGGTTGCCACACCTGCGGCGATTTTCTCAATCATTCTGACCATTGCAAGTATTTTCTTTATTGCAACCAAGGGACTTAATCTCGGTCTTGATTTTACCGGTGGTATTTCTGCGGAGCTAAATTATCAGCACGCAGCCAATCAAGGTGAAGTGGTTAAAGCCTTGGAAAAAGCTGGTTTTAAAGATGCAGTGGTACAAACCTTAGGTTCTGAAAAAGACCTGATCATCCGCATGCCAGCCCAAGATGATCTGGCGGTGGAAGACCTAAACAAAACCATCAACCAAGCAGTTCAGTTGCCAAACAACCCTGTCAAAGTGGACAAAGTTGATGCGGTTGGCGGCCAAGTGGGTAACGAGCTGTATTTACGTTCAGCTGGTGCCGTGGCTTTGTCACTGATCCTGATGTTGGTTTATGTGACCATTCGCTTCGAGTTCAAACTCGCGATGGGTGCGGTGATTTCGTTATTTCACGATATCATTGTCATTCTCGGTGTGTTTGCCATGATGCAATGGCCATTTGACTTAACGGTTTTGGCCGCATTACTGGCGATCATTGGTTTCTCGCTCAACGATAACATCGTAGTCTCGGATCGTATCCGTGAGAACTTCCGTAAAATTCGTGGTGCAACCCCTGTCGAAGTGGTTGATATTGCATTGACGGAGACCTTACGTCGTACCATCCATACGTCCATGACCCTGTTATTGGTTGTGGTCGCTATGCTGATTTTAGGCGGTGATGGCTTAAAATGGTTCTCGATCACCATGTGTGTTGGGGTATTTGTCGGTACTTATTCTTCGATTTATATCGGTACTGCCTTTGCCTTATGGCGTGGTCTCAATCGTCAAGATTTCATCGTACAAGTGAAGCCTGAGTTTGAGGATGAAATTCCTTAA
- the secD gene encoding protein translocase subunit SecD has protein sequence MRYPAWKYLLILVVLVVSTLYALPSLYPDEPAVQISGANAGTVIDQTVIQKAEQILKSENITSHNNSFNNNAALLRLDSNAAQLKAQDALRVGLGDSYVVALNLAPTTPEWLQKIGAKPMKLGLDLRGGVHFLLEVDMDKAIAQRMDTSAADIRRQLREAKIKFNSLVLNDNVITLQFANNDDRAAAMDFLRRDGNKYTQQALATTDGSTLKLSYNEVTRQEIQSNALSQNLITLRKRINELGVAEALVQTQGNNRIVVELPGVQDTAAAKRVLGRTANLEFRLVSDLNDQVIDPYTGQAPAVLPPGTEAFAFESLDSGRQILLNRNRILTGERIQGASTSFDPKTNTPQVAVSLDTAGGKLMTEATRAAKGKPMAVLFIESKQRISNITDPVTGEQTEVRTPYTESVVISAPRINDVLGSSFVITGVSAQEAGELALMLRAGALAAPMYFVEERVVGPSLGQENIDKGLLSTQVGFLLVAIWMVVFFRLFGVIADIALVLNLAMILTIMSWLGASLTLPGIAGIVITIGMAVDANVLICERIREEIKWGASPKQAIVAGYERAFNTILDSNLTTLLVAAILFLIGTGPIKGFAVTLMIGILCSMFTAITVTRAVVQLVYAKKRNLKKLSI, from the coding sequence ATGCGTTATCCAGCATGGAAATATTTACTGATTCTAGTTGTCCTAGTTGTCAGTACTTTATACGCGCTGCCAAGTTTGTATCCAGATGAGCCTGCAGTTCAGATCTCTGGCGCTAATGCCGGTACGGTCATTGACCAAACCGTGATACAAAAAGCAGAGCAAATATTAAAAAGTGAGAACATCACTTCTCACAATAATAGTTTTAACAACAATGCCGCCCTCCTTCGTTTAGATTCCAATGCTGCGCAGCTTAAAGCGCAAGACGCACTGCGTGTAGGTTTAGGCGATAGCTATGTGGTTGCATTGAACTTGGCGCCAACAACGCCGGAATGGTTGCAAAAAATTGGGGCTAAACCGATGAAACTCGGTTTGGACTTGCGTGGTGGTGTGCACTTCTTACTTGAAGTAGACATGGATAAAGCGATCGCGCAACGCATGGATACCTCAGCAGCAGATATTCGTCGCCAATTACGTGAAGCTAAAATCAAATTTAACAGCTTAGTGCTGAACGACAATGTGATCACGCTGCAATTTGCCAATAATGATGACCGTGCAGCAGCGATGGATTTCTTACGTCGTGATGGCAATAAATATACCCAACAAGCGCTCGCAACAACGGATGGCTCAACCCTTAAGTTAAGCTATAACGAAGTTACGCGCCAAGAAATTCAGTCCAATGCCCTCTCTCAAAACTTAATTACTTTACGTAAGCGTATTAATGAGTTGGGTGTAGCGGAAGCCTTAGTACAAACCCAAGGTAACAACCGTATCGTGGTTGAACTACCAGGGGTACAAGATACCGCTGCGGCAAAACGTGTTTTGGGCCGTACTGCAAATCTTGAATTCCGTCTCGTTTCTGATTTAAATGATCAAGTGATTGATCCATATACCGGTCAAGCACCTGCAGTATTACCACCTGGCACTGAAGCCTTTGCTTTTGAGTCTTTGGACAGTGGTCGTCAAATCCTGTTGAATCGTAATCGCATCTTAACTGGTGAACGTATTCAAGGGGCTTCGACTTCATTTGATCCTAAAACCAATACACCACAAGTTGCGGTCAGCCTTGACACAGCCGGTGGTAAGCTCATGACCGAAGCCACGCGTGCCGCAAAAGGCAAGCCAATGGCGGTGTTGTTTATTGAAAGTAAACAACGAATTAGCAACATCACCGACCCTGTGACTGGTGAGCAAACTGAAGTTCGTACCCCATACACCGAATCTGTGGTGATTAGTGCGCCGCGTATTAACGATGTACTCGGTTCTAGCTTTGTCATCACTGGTGTTTCTGCACAAGAAGCTGGTGAGTTGGCGTTGATGCTTCGTGCGGGTGCACTTGCAGCGCCAATGTACTTCGTTGAAGAACGTGTGGTTGGACCAAGTTTAGGTCAAGAAAATATCGATAAAGGGCTCTTATCAACCCAAGTAGGTTTTCTCTTGGTTGCGATTTGGATGGTGGTGTTCTTCCGTCTATTTGGCGTGATTGCCGATATCGCATTGGTACTCAACTTGGCGATGATCTTAACCATTATGTCTTGGTTAGGCGCTTCACTGACCTTACCGGGGATCGCGGGGATCGTCATCACGATCGGGATGGCAGTCGATGCCAACGTTCTGATCTGTGAGCGAATACGAGAAGAGATCAAATGGGGGGCATCACCGAAACAGGCCATTGTTGCCGGTTACGAACGTGCTTTTAACACCATTTTGGACTCAAACTTGACCACGCTACTGGTTGCTGCAATTTTGTTCCTCATCGGAACAGGCCCAATTAAAGGCTTTGCAGTGACATTGATGATCGGGATCCTCTGCTCAATGTTTACCGCAATTACGGTGACACGTGCAGTCGTTCAATTGGTTTATGCCAAAAAACGTAACTTGAAAAAGTTGAGCATATAG
- the yajC gene encoding preprotein translocase subunit YajC yields MSLFITAAHADVAGAAQGPGMMANLLMIAVFIAIFYFLIWRPQAKRSKEHRTLVESLGVGSEVVFAGGLMGRITKLEGDFAVIELSRGNEVKIQRASVISVLPEGTLNNL; encoded by the coding sequence ATGAGCTTATTTATTACTGCTGCACATGCTGATGTCGCTGGCGCTGCACAAGGTCCAGGTATGATGGCAAACTTATTGATGATTGCTGTATTTATTGCAATTTTCTACTTCCTCATCTGGCGTCCACAAGCAAAACGTTCAAAAGAGCATCGTACTCTGGTTGAAAGTTTAGGCGTTGGCAGTGAGGTTGTTTTTGCTGGTGGTCTCATGGGTCGCATTACTAAACTTGAAGGTGATTTCGCTGTAATTGAGTTAAGTCGTGGAAATGAAGTTAAAATTCAACGCGCTAGCGTAATTTCGGTGTTACCTGAAGGTACCCTGAACAACCTTTAA
- the tgt gene encoding tRNA guanosine(34) transglycosylase Tgt, with the protein MKFEKLAQSGRARRGRLTLEHGVVETPIFMPVGTYGTVKGMLPRDLEEIKAQIILGNTFHLYLRPGLEVIKEHGGLHGFMKWDKPILTDSGGFQVFSLGAMRKIKEEGVTFRSPIDGSKVFLSPEISMEIQQVLNSDIVMIFDECTPYPATHTEAQSSLQLSLRWAKRCKTAHEENANPNALFGIIQGGMYEDLRGESLKGLLDIGFDGYAIGGLSVGEPKEEMLKVLDYLPVQMPEDKPRYLMGVGKPEDIVEAVRRGVDMFDCVMPTRNARNGHYFVTDGLVRIRNSQYRHDQGPLDPHCDCYTCTNFSRAYLFHLEKCGEMLASMLGTIHNLRYYQRFTQDIRDALDNGTFDDFVTDFYQRRGLEVPPCPED; encoded by the coding sequence ATGAAGTTTGAAAAACTCGCTCAGTCGGGCCGTGCTCGACGTGGTCGTTTAACCTTAGAACACGGTGTAGTTGAAACACCTATTTTTATGCCTGTCGGTACCTATGGTACGGTCAAAGGCATGTTGCCACGTGATCTTGAAGAAATTAAAGCGCAAATTATTTTAGGCAATACCTTTCACCTCTATTTGCGTCCGGGGCTTGAGGTCATTAAAGAGCACGGTGGTTTACACGGGTTTATGAAATGGGATAAGCCTATTTTGACGGACTCAGGTGGCTTCCAAGTGTTCAGCCTAGGTGCGATGCGTAAAATCAAAGAAGAAGGCGTCACTTTCCGTTCTCCTATTGATGGTTCAAAAGTATTTTTGTCACCTGAGATTTCAATGGAAATTCAACAGGTGCTCAATTCTGACATCGTGATGATTTTTGATGAATGCACGCCCTATCCAGCGACGCATACTGAAGCACAAAGCTCATTACAACTGTCTTTACGCTGGGCGAAACGCTGCAAGACCGCGCATGAAGAAAATGCCAATCCCAATGCCTTATTTGGCATTATTCAAGGTGGGATGTACGAAGATTTGCGTGGCGAATCTTTAAAAGGCTTACTTGATATCGGCTTTGATGGTTATGCCATTGGCGGTCTCTCTGTCGGTGAACCGAAAGAAGAAATGCTGAAAGTCTTGGATTATCTCCCTGTTCAAATGCCGGAAGATAAACCTCGCTACTTGATGGGCGTCGGTAAACCTGAAGATATCGTCGAAGCAGTACGTCGCGGTGTCGATATGTTTGACTGTGTGATGCCTACTCGAAATGCGCGTAACGGCCATTATTTTGTGACTGATGGCTTGGTGCGTATTCGTAATAGTCAATATCGTCATGATCAAGGTCCACTTGATCCACATTGTGATTGCTATACCTGTACCAATTTCAGCCGTGCCTATTTATTCCACTTAGAAAAATGTGGCGAAATGTTGGCATCAATGTTGGGTACCATTCACAATTTACGTTATTACCAACGCTTTACCCAAGATATTCGCGATGCCTTAGATAATGGGACTTTCGATGACTTTGTGACTGATTTTTATCAGCGTCGTGGTTTAGAAGTCCCACCTTGTCCAGAAGATTGA
- the mnmC gene encoding FAD-dependent 5-carboxymethylaminomethyl-2-thiouridine(34) oxidoreductase MnmC — translation MSQRIITADLDWQCIDGIDVPISKQFGDVYFSKDNGLLESRHVFLAGNDLAARFAALPDYGYFSVAETGFGTGLNILALWQLWQQHRPDNHSHLHAISVEKYPLTHADLTRALAAWPELAPLAEQLLANYPRPLAGCHRLYFATERFSLDLWFGDAQTIFSNMHATKAIDAWFLDGFAPACNPDMWQEHVLDAIVSHSAEGTTFASFSVAGILKRGLSKHGITITRPRGFGHKREMLKAFWPTNADTETQIAPLTTVVSQPAHSPEQITGQRQIAVIGAGIAGLSCAWALAQRGHQVQIFDRIAPLSGASGNPLALLNPLFSQIESSTEQLMTAAWQYAMPYYVQFTAFQALSIDQIPQRHAEAYLALADQYPVGLLQHQSPDQLALDTTFDSLKLTQAGTVRPHELCAQILAHPNIKFDVAAIDSIRQWQQQHQHQSAEQYSENNQPKNDQAKKYQLKLKSTADHATSLYPQQFDHVVLCCASASQQLIEKHPPLRSIRGQVSWLNNQMAPLSPKQAYSYGGYCMQLDAEHLILGASFHPDCEDTQVTLADHVHNYELIHNTFPNYAQQLALIDTWQGRASIRAQSLDYLPLLGKVALDTEIYTFSGLGSRGFLYAPLCSELLAALMLAEHSPVSQPLFNKLNVQRFIKQPRIKKPYYQGPYAQQKPPTT, via the coding sequence GTGTCACAACGTATCATCACCGCAGATTTAGATTGGCAATGTATTGATGGCATTGATGTTCCTATTTCCAAACAGTTTGGTGATGTGTACTTCTCCAAAGACAATGGTCTACTCGAATCACGCCATGTATTTTTAGCCGGCAATGATTTGGCAGCGCGTTTTGCCGCACTACCCGATTATGGCTATTTTTCAGTGGCTGAAACTGGTTTTGGCACAGGCCTCAATATTTTGGCCCTATGGCAGTTGTGGCAACAACATCGTCCAGACAATCACAGTCATTTACATGCCATCAGTGTTGAAAAATATCCCCTGACCCATGCGGATTTAACCCGTGCCTTGGCCGCTTGGCCTGAACTTGCACCTTTGGCCGAACAACTTTTAGCAAACTATCCCCGACCACTGGCGGGCTGCCATCGTCTTTACTTTGCCACAGAACGCTTTTCGCTTGATCTCTGGTTCGGCGATGCCCAAACCATTTTCTCCAATATGCATGCAACCAAAGCAATTGATGCTTGGTTTTTAGATGGCTTTGCGCCTGCTTGTAATCCGGATATGTGGCAAGAACACGTGCTAGATGCCATTGTCTCGCATTCGGCTGAAGGTACGACCTTTGCATCCTTTAGTGTGGCTGGAATTTTAAAACGTGGCTTAAGCAAACATGGTATTACCATTACCCGACCACGTGGTTTTGGTCATAAACGCGAAATGCTCAAAGCCTTTTGGCCAACAAATGCCGATACTGAGACCCAGATAGCGCCTTTGACAACCGTCGTATCCCAACCTGCACATAGCCCTGAACAGATCACAGGTCAACGTCAGATTGCCGTGATTGGTGCAGGTATTGCCGGACTCAGTTGTGCATGGGCTTTGGCACAACGTGGTCATCAAGTACAGATTTTTGATCGAATTGCACCATTAAGCGGTGCTTCGGGCAATCCCTTGGCCTTACTCAATCCGCTGTTTTCTCAGATTGAAAGCAGTACTGAGCAGCTGATGACAGCAGCATGGCAATATGCCATGCCCTATTATGTACAGTTCACAGCTTTTCAAGCACTGAGCATTGATCAAATTCCACAACGACATGCGGAAGCCTATCTTGCCCTTGCTGATCAATATCCTGTAGGGCTGTTACAACATCAAAGCCCAGATCAACTTGCACTCGATACCACATTTGACAGTTTGAAATTGACCCAAGCTGGCACTGTGCGCCCGCATGAATTGTGTGCACAGATCTTGGCACATCCCAATATTAAGTTTGACGTTGCCGCAATCGATTCGATTCGGCAGTGGCAACAACAACATCAACATCAATCAGCTGAACAATATTCTGAAAATAATCAGCCCAAAAATGATCAGGCCAAAAAATACCAGCTTAAATTGAAAAGCACCGCAGATCATGCGACCTCACTGTATCCCCAACAATTTGATCATGTGGTGCTGTGCTGTGCATCTGCCAGTCAACAGCTCATTGAGAAGCATCCACCACTGCGCTCCATTCGTGGACAGGTTAGTTGGCTCAATAACCAAATGGCTCCGCTTTCACCAAAGCAAGCCTACAGTTATGGCGGTTATTGTATGCAACTTGATGCTGAGCATTTAATTTTAGGTGCCAGTTTTCATCCGGATTGTGAGGATACTCAGGTCACGCTCGCTGACCATGTGCATAACTATGAACTTATCCACAATACATTTCCAAACTATGCACAACAGCTCGCCCTAATCGACACATGGCAAGGCCGTGCTTCTATTCGTGCACAAAGTTTAGACTATTTACCTTTGCTGGGAAAAGTTGCCTTAGATACTGAAATCTATACTTTTTCAGGACTCGGCTCCAGAGGTTTCTTATACGCCCCCTTATGCAGTGAATTACTGGCAGCATTGATGTTGGCGGAACATTCTCCAGTGTCACAACCGCTGTTCAACAAACTCAATGTGCAACGTTTTATTAAACAACCCCGTATCAAAAAACCTTATTATCAAGGGCCCTATGCCCAGCAAAAACCACCAACAACTTAA
- a CDS encoding YciI family protein, producing MPLFLITCTDHENSLEKRLAVRPKHLERLQALDAQGRLIVAGAMPKQHGNPQAGFDGSTLIVDFDSREELDAWLALEPFWLEGVYAQIDVKPFNKAFPQG from the coding sequence ATGCCCTTGTTTCTGATTACGTGTACCGACCATGAAAACTCACTCGAAAAACGCCTTGCAGTGCGACCAAAACACTTAGAACGTCTACAGGCACTTGATGCACAAGGACGTTTAATTGTTGCGGGCGCGATGCCAAAACAACACGGCAACCCTCAAGCCGGTTTTGATGGCAGCACACTGATTGTTGACTTTGATAGCCGCGAAGAACTGGATGCATGGCTGGCTTTAGAACCATTCTGGTTAGAAGGCGTCTACGCACAGATTGATGTGAAACCATTTAACAAAGCATTTCCTCAAGGATAA
- a CDS encoding inner membrane-spanning protein YciB, translating into MKALFDYLPIIIFFYFYKTTDPKDNTHPLLELVGSTGNLDQNHILVATCALLISTLVVYGVLFFAQKFRLEKMQWFIVIMSVVFGGITLIFSDVTYIKLKAVIINIGIGLGFLLTPLFNKERTPIIKKLLGSMLELSPQGWHRLNWAWCGQFFLLAALHGFFGFLYMNGKYWGEFTAFGDIIVSLTYLAVILFCLRKHFKNTD; encoded by the coding sequence ATGAAAGCGCTATTCGATTATCTACCGATTATTATTTTCTTTTACTTTTACAAAACCACTGATCCAAAGGACAACACACATCCTTTGCTTGAGTTGGTCGGTAGTACTGGAAACCTAGATCAAAATCACATCTTGGTCGCCACCTGTGCACTGCTTATTTCGACGCTGGTGGTTTATGGCGTGTTGTTCTTTGCACAGAAATTTAGATTAGAAAAGATGCAATGGTTCATTGTCATCATGTCTGTTGTATTTGGTGGAATCACCCTTATTTTCAGTGATGTTACCTACATCAAACTTAAAGCAGTCATTATCAATATTGGAATCGGCCTAGGCTTCTTATTAACCCCGCTGTTTAATAAAGAACGCACACCGATTATTAAAAAGCTATTGGGTTCGATGCTTGAACTCAGCCCCCAAGGTTGGCATCGTCTCAACTGGGCATGGTGTGGTCAATTCTTCTTGCTCGCGGCCTTGCACGGTTTCTTTGGCTTCTTATATATGAATGGCAAATACTGGGGCGAATTCACTGCCTTTGGCGACATTATTGTCTCCTTAACATATCTTGCTGTTATACTCTTTTGTCTTCGCAAGCACTTTAAAAATACTGACTAA
- a CDS encoding PHP domain-containing protein: MNGVDLHTHSNISDGSHSPEMLVRAAVEKGIHTLALTDHDSMDGLSLAEKTAAEFPIKIISGVEISSQWSRPSTKKTYGVHIIALNMQDPEPLQQVLRQQQKTRAARAIEICQLLQSCTGLDLYADVVAKVDGIADRITRTHIAQTLVEHGVVKRAQQAFDAYLKEGKKAYVKFEGIGLAETIDVIHASQGFAVLAHPTRYGLSATNIRYLVELFAQQGGDAVELPQRAEPAGTRQMIDRMVTLHQLKVSIGSDFHGDHMPWIHLGNVPQVKEGQVGIWESFV, from the coding sequence ATGAATGGTGTCGATTTACATACACACAGTAATATCTCAGATGGAAGTCATAGCCCAGAAATGTTGGTGCGTGCAGCTGTTGAAAAAGGTATACATACCTTGGCTTTAACGGATCATGACAGCATGGACGGTTTGAGTCTGGCTGAAAAAACAGCTGCAGAATTTCCAATAAAAATTATTTCAGGGGTGGAAATTTCCAGCCAATGGTCGCGACCATCAACCAAAAAAACGTATGGTGTGCATATCATCGCTTTAAATATGCAAGATCCAGAGCCTTTACAACAGGTGTTGCGACAACAACAAAAAACCCGTGCTGCCCGTGCGATTGAAATTTGTCAATTACTGCAATCGTGCACAGGGCTAGACCTTTATGCCGATGTGGTTGCTAAAGTTGATGGTATCGCTGACCGGATTACTCGAACCCATATTGCACAAACTTTGGTTGAGCACGGTGTGGTTAAACGTGCGCAACAAGCCTTTGATGCCTATTTAAAAGAAGGCAAAAAAGCCTATGTCAAATTTGAGGGCATTGGCTTAGCTGAAACAATTGATGTGATTCATGCCAGTCAGGGCTTTGCCGTATTGGCGCACCCGACTCGTTATGGCCTGTCGGCAACCAATATTCGTTATTTAGTTGAATTGTTTGCCCAGCAGGGCGGTGATGCGGTAGAACTGCCACAACGTGCTGAGCCAGCAGGAACACGGCAAATGATTGATCGCATGGTTACGCTACATCAATTAAAAGTGTCGATCGGCAGTGACTTTCATGGCGATCATATGCCTTGGATTCACTTGGGGAATGTTCCACAAGTGAAGGAAGGCCAAGTTGGTATTTGGGAAAGCTTCGTTTAA
- a CDS encoding bestrophin family protein, with amino-acid sequence MIVREQNDTLKTLLSWRGTILPKILPPLGVVMLISAIVGGIEYTNLYRFPELPLVGFTLIGVVLSIFLGFKNSACYDRWWEARKLWGGLIAVARHFDRDCRILPQGRRERVIQHVIVFANVLRDRLRHQTISPDVLTQTSGMSPQALTQLYQQANAPQYTLSLIQWELMQALKQGEISDIIYTQMNQYVTELSLVQTGCDRIATTPLPFAYSVLLNRTVYFFCFMLPFSLGSLLGLATPLLVGILAYTFLGLDALSSEIEEPFGTQSNDLPLDSMVRTIEIELLSTLGKPTPPPILAQDQNLL; translated from the coding sequence ATGATTGTTCGTGAACAAAACGATACTTTAAAAACTTTATTGTCATGGCGCGGTACCATTTTACCTAAGATCCTGCCACCACTCGGTGTGGTGATGCTGATCTCTGCAATTGTGGGTGGGATTGAATATACCAATCTCTATCGCTTTCCCGAACTTCCTCTAGTTGGCTTCACCTTAATTGGTGTGGTGCTCTCGATTTTTCTCGGCTTTAAAAACTCGGCCTGCTACGACCGTTGGTGGGAAGCACGCAAACTTTGGGGTGGACTAATTGCTGTGGCCAGACACTTTGACCGTGACTGTCGCATCTTGCCGCAAGGTCGTCGTGAACGTGTAATTCAGCATGTGATTGTATTTGCAAATGTATTGCGCGATCGTTTGCGCCATCAAACCATTAGCCCAGATGTATTGACCCAAACCAGCGGCATGTCGCCACAAGCCCTCACCCAGCTGTATCAACAAGCCAATGCACCGCAATACACACTTAGCTTGATTCAATGGGAACTGATGCAAGCCTTAAAGCAAGGTGAAATTTCAGACATTATTTACACCCAAATGAACCAATATGTGACCGAACTAAGCTTGGTACAAACAGGTTGTGACCGTATTGCGACAACGCCACTGCCTTTTGCCTATTCCGTATTATTAAACCGCACCGTTTATTTTTTCTGTTTTATGTTGCCGTTTAGTTTAGGTTCACTTTTGGGTTTGGCCACACCGCTGTTGGTCGGTATTTTGGCCTATACCTTTTTAGGCCTCGATGCACTGAGCTCTGAGATAGAAGAACCGTTTGGTACTCAAAGCAATGACTTGCCTTTAGATTCAATGGTGAGAACCATTGAGATTGAACTGCTCAGCACTTTGGGTAAACCGACACCACCACCGATTTTGGCCCAAGACCAAAATTTACTTTAA
- the coaBC gene encoding bifunctional phosphopantothenoylcysteine decarboxylase/phosphopantothenate--cysteine ligase CoaBC: protein MSFDLSVISSKNIILAVTGGIAAYKSAILVRRLKDYGFEVRVVMTHGAQAFITPLTFQALSGNPVHTELLDTEAEAGMGHIELARWADLVLVAPASCDSMAKFAAGLADDLLSTLYLATKAPVWVAPAMNQQMWAAKATQRNLNTLVEDGVHVIMPSAGSQACGDVGLGRMPEPEEIALQVKQYFHQAERAIAEKFGLLAGKRVVITAGPTREAIDPVRYISNHSTGKMGFSIAAACYAAGAKVTLLAGPVSLETPNGVRRINVSSACQMLDESMQQLDVGCDVFIATAAVADYRVAEVAEHKIKKAGDELAVALIKNPDIVATIAQQQQRPFMVGFAAETRNVEVYAAEKLVAKKLDMIACNDVSRPDIGFASDENAMTVFFAQKYQMDKRDLEKASKQEIAQQLIEAIHDALQQEKSPM from the coding sequence GTGAGTTTTGACCTTAGTGTGATTTCTAGTAAAAACATAATTCTTGCTGTAACAGGCGGCATAGCGGCCTATAAAAGTGCCATTTTAGTTCGTCGTTTAAAAGATTATGGTTTTGAGGTACGCGTGGTAATGACGCATGGCGCACAGGCCTTTATTACGCCTTTGACCTTTCAAGCGCTGTCTGGCAATCCCGTACATACTGAATTACTCGATACCGAAGCCGAAGCGGGCATGGGACACATTGAGTTGGCGCGTTGGGCTGATTTAGTTTTGGTCGCACCTGCAAGTTGCGATAGTATGGCAAAATTTGCAGCTGGACTGGCTGACGATTTACTCAGTACTTTGTATTTGGCAACCAAAGCCCCTGTTTGGGTTGCACCTGCCATGAATCAACAAATGTGGGCCGCCAAAGCAACCCAACGTAATTTAAATACTTTGGTTGAAGATGGCGTGCATGTGATTATGCCAAGTGCAGGTTCACAAGCCTGTGGTGATGTGGGTTTAGGCCGTATGCCAGAACCAGAAGAGATTGCATTACAAGTTAAGCAATATTTTCATCAAGCTGAACGTGCGATTGCGGAAAAATTTGGATTGTTGGCTGGAAAACGCGTGGTGATTACCGCAGGGCCAACCCGAGAAGCCATTGATCCAGTACGTTATATCTCAAATCACAGCACGGGGAAAATGGGCTTTTCGATTGCCGCAGCTTGCTATGCGGCTGGTGCAAAAGTCACCTTGTTGGCAGGTCCCGTTAGTTTAGAAACCCCGAATGGCGTACGTCGTATTAATGTGAGCTCGGCTTGTCAAATGCTCGATGAAAGCATGCAACAGTTAGATGTTGGCTGTGATGTGTTTATTGCGACTGCGGCTGTAGCCGATTATCGTGTTGCTGAAGTTGCCGAGCATAAAATCAAAAAAGCAGGCGATGAACTCGCAGTTGCATTGATTAAAAACCCAGATATTGTCGCGACGATTGCACAGCAACAACAACGTCCGTTTATGGTGGGTTTTGCTGCTGAAACACGCAATGTTGAAGTCTATGCTGCTGAAAAACTGGTGGCCAAGAAATTAGACATGATTGCCTGTAATGATGTCTCACGCCCAGATATCGGTTTTGCTTCGGATGAAAATGCCATGACCGTGTTCTTTGCGCAAAAATACCAAATGGATAAACGTGATCTTGAAAAAGCATCAAAACAAGAAATTGCACAGCAACTGATTGAAGCGATTCATGATGCCTTGCAGCAAGAGAAAAGCCCGATGTAA